agttgttttgtggagtttgctcagtgttcaaatgttctttcaatgattttgtgggggagaaagtggtctccccatctattCCTCCACTGTCAAAGGCTAGGTCCAAAATCATGTGTTTTAACTTTGGACATTATGTTATTCATATCCTGctatgaaagtttaaaaataggtACACATACTTGTCATCTGTCTGTCACACTTCCCAGTAGTTTGTTACCAATATTATTATCTTTCACTGTCAACATTTATAGCACTTTATTTtggtttataattataattactaCAGTTGTGGAGTTTTGAATGAATATATCTTCATATTCAAATATTCATATGCTCACCATCACTCCTTTATCCATGACTTTGCTATGCTtggatatttttttcctcctaagctTTATATACTTTAGTTTTAAGAATCAAACTATCacagctttttattaaaaaaaagcaggCCCTCCTCTGCTACCCTTATTTCCCATTTCTCAGAGCAAACGTTTTCTCAGAGCAACCGTTTTCAATTCTTTAAGTTGATTCTTAACATTGCTATCCCTGGACTTTTCAGCTGTTGATATCTATTTACTTTCTACTGTTCATGTCATACTTCACTCCCTGGCTACATGGTTGTTGATTTAGAATTTCCCTTTAGTgactttctaaaaattattttcaactgtCTACTGGGTTTAACCCACTAATGcctggatttcttttttattattttattcacttggctgtgggcttccctgatagctcagttggtaaagaatccgcctgcagtgcaggagacctcggttagatacctgggttgggaagatcctctggagaagggataggctatctgctgaagtattttggggcttccctgctgactcagctggtaaagaatccacctgcaaagcaggagacctggcttcgatctctgggttgggaagatcccctggcaaagggaaagactaccattccagtattgtggcctagagaattccatggactatatagtcctcagggtcgcaaagagtgggaaagcaacttttactttcacttagtTGTGGAATGTATGTTCCAGAAGCTTTCAGGAAAGTTTACATTTTGACAACTCACATGTCTGAAAATATCGAAACCTACTTTTGACCTTAATTAACAGTATAGAATTCTGGTTGAAAAAAGTTTTCCTTCTGAATTTTGAAGTTAGAGCTCTATAATCTTCATGCTTTTATAGTTTCTGCTAAGAATTCTGATGACATTTTGATTAGAAACTTTTGAATGAAAACTCTTCTCCTACTCTCCCATCTTCTGAaaacttttggatttttttctttgtccccAGTATTTTGAAATTTCATGGTAATTTGATATaatctagattttatttttattcattgtgcTGACATTTAGTGGGTCCTTTCAATCTAGAAACTCACATGCTTCAGTTCCTGAAATTTTTCTTAgattatttctttgataattttctaGCCTTTTTACCCTCTTTCTGGGGCTCCTGTAATTTTGATATTAGGCTTCCTAAATGTagtctctaattttttttatctgtttctttctattttttcatcccttagtatttttaaaaatgactttcttGGTCATTTTCTCAAGTTTATATTCAAATCTTTTACTGAATTATTGATTTCTGCAGTTATATGTATAACTGCTTTTTAATTATCTAGTTATTCCTTTATATAActtcttggttttatttcttacaaaattttctccaaatataaTAACCTGTTTTAGTTTTTAGTCTCTTTCCTCAAatgttttctctgtttattttggcaATATTTCACATTAGATCTTGTCtcaaatatatatgttaatcttTCAGCTCAGTGTCTGCTAATATTTAAGATTGGAGGTTAAAGAGCTGGCTGAAGCTCACTATGAAAGAGGCTGTGTTATTTAGGTGGTTTTGTTGAGAGAATTCAAGTTACCATTACGTTTAGATACTTTTTCTTGAACTGGTTAGAGTTCCTCGGTGTAGAAACTTCATTTGTTTTACATGAGCATATTCTGGGCTGGGGGAAAAATCAAGTGGGGTAGGGGAAGAGTTCAGCATATACATTTTTAGAATGTGCACATACTTTCAACAGTGTCTCAGTTTCACTAATCCAGAAAATTTAGCAGTTGGGGAAGACACTGGGATGTAGTTGCTTCaatcatttcaattcagttcaatcgctcagtcgtgttcaactctttgcgaccccatgaatcgcagcatgccaggcctccctgtccatcaccaactcctggagtttactcaaactcatgtccatcgagtcggtaatgccatccagccatctcatcctctgtcatcctcttctcctcctgcccccaatccctcccagcatcagggtctttttcaatgagtcaactcttcgcatgaggtggccaaagtattggcgtttcagccacggcatcagtccttccaatgaacacccaggactgatctcctttaggatggtctggttggatctccttgcagtccaagggactctcaagagtcttctccaacaccacagttcaaaagcatcaatttttcagcactcagctttcttcacagtccaactgtcacatccatatatgaccactggaaaagccatagccttgactagagggacctttgttggcaaagtaatgtctctgctttttaatatgctatctaggttggttataactttctttccaaggagtaagtgtcttttaatttcatggctgcaatcatcatctgcagtgattttggagcccccaaaaataaagtctgacactgtttccccatctatttgccatgaagtgatgggaccagatgccatgatcttggttttctgaatattgagctttaagccaactttttcactctccttcacttgcatcaagagactttttagttcctcttcactttctgccataagggtggtttcatctgcatatctgaggttattgatatttctcccggcaatcttgattccaggttttgcttcttccagcccagagtttctcatgatgtaatctgcatataagttaaataagcaggggggcaatatacagccttgacagactccttttcctatttggagccagtctgttgttgttgttccatgtccagttgttccagtcatgttgttccttgtccagttctaactgttgctttctgacctgcatacagatttctcaagaccagaccacttgacctacctcttgagaaatctctatgcaggtccagtggtctggtattcccatctctttcagaattttccacagcttattgtgattcatacagtcaaagtctttggcatagttaataaagcagaaatagatggttttctggaactctcttgcttttttgatgatccagtggatgttggcaatttgatgttgGCAgatcctgtgccttttctaaatccagcttgaacttctgaaagttcaaggttcacatacttttgaagcctggcttggagaattttgagcattactttgctagcacataagatgagtgcaattgtgcagtagtttgaacattctttggcattgcctttctttgggattggaatgaaaactgaccttttccagtcctgtagccactgctgagttttccaaatttgctggtatatcgagggcagcactttcacagcatcatcttttaggattcaaagtagctcaactggaattccatcacctccactagctttgttcgtagtgatgcttcctaaggtccacctgacttcacattccaggatgtctggctctaggtgagtgatcacaccattgtgattatctgggtcatgaagatcttttttgtacaatttttctgtatattcttgccacatctccttattatcttctgcttctgttaggtccataacatttctgtcctttattagcccatttttgcatgaaatattcccttggtatctctaatattcttgaagagatctctagtttttcccattctattgttttcatctttcacattttaatttaattatggcATCTGCCTTTCTGTATTAATACAGAACTTGTAGTTTAACaattaaatttatcatttaattaTATCCTTATTAGTATCTCAAGTATGCTTTTATCCATATCGAGCCTTTTTCTCCCACAAGATAATCTTCAAAGGCAATGGTCATACTACAAAacaatgttaacattttttttttagtgtttactATATGCTGGGCACTACTATCCAGTATCTAGCATATTCCTAGATGCTTACTATCTATCACATATTAAGGGTAAGATGCATTATGTATCAAACAGCATAGTATctataaaaatttagaaagaaaatataatggaTTAGATGTGGGCTTCAGAGTCAGACAGGTCAGAAGGTCAGGTATTGATACTTGGCTCTTTTTAGTACCTAAGTGATGTTAGGTAAATTACTGAATACCTCTGAGACCACATTTCTCTTGAAAAATGGATATTCTTCATATGGTTTTTATAAAGTATCTtcacatagtagatgcttaatggtaattttttttatatatatttacttcttattttacttatttggccaggtcttagttgtagcacatggagatctttgatctttgttgcaacaTGCAGCatccttagttgcagcaggtgggatctagttcccttatCAGGGACCAAACTCAGAGCCTCTgaattgggaacacagagtcttagccattggactaccaaggaattcccaacaatttttatttatactcCAAAAATTGATTATTCTAGACAGATATCATTTATAGAATGCCCtagctttcctcatagctcagttggtaaagaatctacctgcaatgttggagatcctggtttgattcctggatcgggaagatccgatggagaagggatagtctacccactccagtattcttgggcttcccttgtggttcagctggtaaagaatctgcctgcaatgtgggagacctaggtttgatccctgggttgggaagattcccctgaagaagggaacgggctacccactccagtattctggcctggagaattccatggactatacagttcatggggtagcaaagggtcagactcgactgagccactttcactttcacctgtcTCAATCAAGATGTAACTCTTCTTTCTGACCTTTGTCTGATATAGATCTGCTCCATTATTGGTCTCACAAATACTTTCTGCAAAGCGCAGTTTATCTAATCAACTGCCCCAGAAAGGTTCACAAGGCTTATCAATATATAATATGAACACATTATTTACTGTTAATAGCTGGTATTACCGTATAATCTATATCTGGATTTGCAATCCACTTCACTTAAATAATCATTGGATCATTTCCTTACCTCACAGAAAACAAGACCTACTATTACCAAGGTAGCTTTAAAGTGCTGAATATCCCAAATAATAGAAATTATGGAAAGGAGACATCATCAGAAAATAACTATCTTAGCAAAATTCTTGAGACGAAGGTAAATTAGTATTTTCTTATACTTAGTTCATTGTTAATTCTCTGAAACATAAATTTATTACTGGAATTTGATGTGACTCTATGTTCTCTTTAACAGATGTCTGATGCATTTCAGAGTTCTAGCATTTACAGACAATACATCAACTCTCAAGTCATCACACTGGTGTAAGTAACTAATAACTGTTAGAAAAGATACCAACCTACCACATATATCATTATATTTCAAATACCACTATAAAAGGAGTCTGTTGACAGATTACAATCACTAGCCAGTAAGTTACTAATGAATGACATCATCCTAAGCTAAATATCAGGTTAATTGTTTATTTAGCATACAACTAAAACAAAGTTTGAGCTATTTAGTGAAGTTCATTTTTAGTGACACTGAGAATACATTATTTCTCAAAATACATATGaatcatttctctaatatttaaagtttttatgtTCAGCAAATACTAACTGGTCTCTTAGACCAATGTTTGATGgtgtaacatttttatttagctGTAACATAAATACATATCTTGTTTTTCCATGTTTTTCTATTCTTGTAAGTTAGTTAAACACCTTGGAGAACCACCCTAGAGTTCTTTTAGGGTAGAAAAGAGCATATCTACACCAGACTTTGATGCCAAGTAAATCCTTTTAGTGGCCACAACAGGAAGCGAAATAGCTGTCCTGTGTTTTCTGCACAAGTTTGCAGAAATATGGACTAGCTAATGGAGCTCTGTGTGCTGTACTTCATCgctgttgtgtctgattctttgtgaccccatggactgtagcccaccaggctcctctgtccatggggactctccaggcaagaatactagaatgggttgctatggcttcctccagggaatcttcccaacccagggatcaaacccaggtctcctgcattgcatgtgaattctttactgtctgagccaccaggaaagcccaagaatactggagtgggtaacctatcccttttccaggggatcttcccgatccaggaattgaactggaacTCATatattgccggcagattctttaccagctgagccaccagggaagtccagtggaGCTCTGGAATAGGAGTAAAACAACCTGATGCAGCTTTGCTACTTAGTAATCCTCGAGTCTTGAATGAATCACTGTATCACTCTGCTTCCCTGTCTGTGAATAGTGATAATAACACATACACTGCATTCCTCATAAAACTATACTCAAGATCAAAAAAGATAATGTATATGGAAATGTTTGCAAGTAAACACTTTTCCAATGAAGGCTATTATTGCTTTTACCTTAATCAAGGCCACCAGACTATGTCTGCCCTTCTTCTGCTGCTCCTGGAACTCAAGCAGACTCCTAGAATTGCAGAATGGTTCAAAAGCTCAACTAGAATTAATTTTGGGAATTGATTTTAGTATTGGAAACAGTGGGAGGCTAACACTAAAGGGTATCTTTCAAACAGGACTGCAACCACCCTAAGGCTTCTGCTTGGTTTTCCCACACACATAACTTTGGTTATCTATAGGAAGTGTGAGCCCATGGAAAGTGATGGAGAGGCTACAGGTCCAAGGTTTTCATTTGGGCACATCTTGCTGAtggcgcagacagtaaagaatctgcctgcaatgtgggagacccaggttcaatccctgggtctggaagatgccctagaaaagggaatagcaacccactccagtattcttgcctgggaaattccatggacagaggagcctggtgtgctacagtcagtggggtcacaaagagacacgactgagcttctAATACTTTTGACTTTCAACTGCTACTATAATCAAACTTGTATTAGCTGAGTGCTACCTAGGAAtgactatttatttatataacaaaAGATAATCATTCATTAGAAAGATCTAAAGCATAATAATACCACTTCGGACACTAACCTCAGAGATGCTTGACAATTCTTACAAGTCCATTAGCCAGCCTCTTGGACTGCCCCCACCTGCATTCAAATACCAACCAAATCTGTCCTGAACATGACAGTCAGGTTAATCTTCCACAAGCACAGCTTTATTCAACAACTTCTCTTTACCACTACCCCTTGGCTAAGATTCAAATCCTCTTCCATCTGATCTCAGTCTCCTAGACTGAGCTAACTTGGCGTAGAGACAAAGTGCATAGTGTAATGAGCCTGGGTTAGGAAGTTAATTGTACTGTATCTGGATCTTAGTTTAATTACTGTGTAATCTTTAGCACATTGCATGTttacgtgctcagtcatgtctgactctttgagatgccatggactgtagcctatcaggctcccctcttcatgggattttccaggcaagaatactggagtggattgccattcccttctccaggggatattcccaacccagagattgaacctgggaaacctgcattagcaggaagattctttgccactgtaccgccagggaagcctctgaaCACACTTTCAAAGTCTCAAGTTTTCCTGGTCTGCAAAAGGAAGTTAATGACACCTAAGGTGCAGGGTTGTTGTGGAGACTAAGTGTGATAATAAATGTGATAACATAGTACCTGGAACACAGAAGATACCCAGTAAATGCTAGTTAATATTATTGCCATCCAGTTATTCTGCAGTACTATTCCTCCTTTGCTCTGCCTGATAAGCAAGTTTTGCTTGATGATGAAatagtgataaaaatattttaaggtctAGTGTGTATGTTACCTCTTCAATAAAAATTTCTCTGATACTTTAAGTAAACCATGACTTGTCTTATTTTCAGATAAGATAAACATCTTATTGCTTTGCCTCATTTATTATAAGTCATTTGTATAGATATCATCTTTCTTAGAAATCTGGAAACTTCTTGAGAGTAGGAACTATGTTATAGTCACCCTTGTATCACCCCATAACACCTCGTCACTTTTCATAGCAGCTCAATAAATGACTGATGAATGTAGGAATAAATGATCCCAGTTCCTATGTGATACTTCTACTCCATGCCTCAAGCCTTTCCTACACTTTTAGATGTGTAGAACCACTTGTCTTCTAAACTGAATCGCTGTATGCACACTGTCACCCAGCAAAAACGTAGGCAGCTGGATGATCCTGTGATTAACCTAAAGTGAAGGTACTACGCACAcctacaaaagaaaagaaaagaagatataaGAGGTCAGGGAATAAAGACATAATGCTCATTTTTAGCAACATGTGAAATCTTTACTGTGTTTTTAGTCCTGCTGACAACAGTGTGACAGCATATATATGGCTCGTATTCAAGGCGCCCAAATCAGCGAAGGAAAACACAAGAAGAGGAATTGAAAGCATCTTACGTCAAATGCTGAAGAACCACTCAGGATCCTTGACTACAGATCCTGATTCGCTTACACTTGAGGGTAAGCTTATGTTCTAGATCGAACCAGTGTCACTTTCATCTTTTTATCCTGGACATATGTCACAAGCCCCAGGCACAAAGCtgattctcatttttttaaagaaaagtcatGGTTTTATATCAGAGCAACAGTTCATATTCTTCATTATTAAAACACACTTAGATCATAATAATGCCACACCTTAAAATTGGTTCTCTGAGGGGAAAGCTGCTCTTTACTCTAAAGTAAGTAGTAAAACTTTGAACAATCCTTACAGTAGTGATATATTCTTGTATTCTTTTCATGATCTCCTATGACTTTCAGAAATAGGATTCGATCAGCCATTATAAGacaagtcaatttttaaaagttatttttgtttactgACAGGAATCAGTTTCATCTGGAGGTCTTCCTGTTCTTCAAAGGAAATATACTAGTAATTTTCCACTTTGAATGATATAGAATACAAttccaattaaataaaaagatgtttcTCATGTGGAACTATGAAGATGGTATTTCCAtatctcacattcatatatagtAAAAGAACAATTCAAATAAGccaatattttctcctttctgttgaCACTTTATCCTGAGATTCAAAATTATTTCTCTCTGGACCTACCATCACCAGCCCCAGGGTTAGTGACTAATGCTAGTCATTAAATTTACAATGGgccttttcttctatttcagaAATCAGTAAGGTCAAAGCTGAAAAGATAATCAACAACCGTAAGTTCAgatactttttaattaaatgtatgTGATTATGTAAAACATATGGATCAAGATTTGTTATTCTGAATCAGACACAGTTCTAATTGCTTTACATGTAACCCattcaatcctcacaacaatcctagataagtattactattatttcttttggaaggactgatgctgaaaagctgaagctccaatgttttgtCACGTGATATGAAGAGTAAACTCataagaaaagatcctgataccgggaaaaattaaaggcaaaaggagaagggaatggtcaaggataagatggttaggtagcatcactgactcaacggacatgagtctgggagacagtggaggacaaaggagcctggccaaccatagtccatggggtcacagagagtcagacgcgatttagcaactgaacaacaaaaatgattattccactttagagatgaggaacCTGAAGCATAAGGAAGTGAAGTAATTTCCTCAAATTCATCCAGCTTGTAAATGATGGGGCCAGAATTCAGACCACGGAGTCTGGTTGCAGCGTCCACGTACTTAATGGTGTCTTTATCCACCTTGCACAGTTTCCATATCCTCCAAGTGCTGAAGAGTCTTGGAGATACTATGATGGGTAGGAAGGTGATCCCGGGGTTGCTAGTGATTCCTGTGTAGATTGCATTCTGTTCCTTTCAGGGAGAGACATTGTCAGATAGAACACAAGGATAACTCAGCTCAATCTCAGTTTTGTAATCAAACAGGATCTTTCTATTCTCAACAGTATAACACCGACTCTTTCTGACAGGCTGTGGGAGACGACCAAGGATGTCAGCTACCTATGATAGAATCAAGGGTGGCTCCACTGCTCAGGAAGGAGAGTGGCCCTGGCAAGCAAGTCTCAAAAAGAACGGCAAACACTACTGTGGGGCGTCTTTGATCAGTGACAGATATCTGGTGACGGCAGCTCACTGCTTTAAAAAGTAAGTTCATCATATTGCCTgaggtcagggcttccctggtggctcagacagttaaagactgcctgcagtgcaggagacctgggttcgatccctgggttgggcagatcccctggagaagggaccagctacccactccagtactctcgcctggagaattccatggacagaggaggctggtgggctactgtccgtagggttgcagagtcggacacaactgagggactaacacattATTTTAGGGAGGCTAAATGTCCAGTTTACACCTGTTATCCCAGGGTAATCAGCAATAGGATTCCTTCTCATTCCCAAGTGTTCTGGTTTGAAACACAAATCATATGATAAGCCAATCTAAGGCTTTCCTACCTTATCAGTAAGATTGGAAAAAGTCATTCATTCTTGACATCTTATTTCTCACATGATTCTTATCTCTCATCACTTCATACTCCAGACATCCCAAATGACTTGCAATTGTTATCATACATAATCCTATTTCATACCTCCTTCCCACTCTGCACCTGcctgtctccttttctccttgtcttttaGGCAAGTATGACTTAGTTCTATAGTTTCATCAAAATACTACTTTTCCTAAGAAATCGTCCAGTCTCTAGAGCATGCAGATTTAAGTCCTCCTATTTTGTGGTCACACAACCATTTAGGCAATGATAACTTTTTGTGTTCATGCCCATTTTTCATTAGATTTAAATTTCTTGAAGGCATGAACTATTTAATTTCTACATCTTAATCATCTTACATAGTGTAGGTATAGGGACTCAAAGAAGATTTttcaagtgaattttaaaaaatcagattgtaTCACTGCTAATGGATTGCAAGGCAAGAAATTGTCATTAATGTCATAAAAAGACTATAACAGATGCAACCTGTACCTCtatttctctgaaataaatgcaaaatacatggtttttgtttcttttagttcACGAGATCCAAGGAACTATACTGTCACCTTTGGCACCAAAGTAAATCTCCCCTATATGCAACACTATGTGCAGCAAATTTTTATTCATGAAAACTACATCAAGGGTGAACTTCATGATGATATTGCAGTTATATTGCTTACTGAAAAAGTTTTATATAAGAACGATGTCCATTCAGTTTGTCTTCCTGAAACCACACAGATTTTTCCACCAGGTGAAGGAGTTGTTGTCACAGGATGGGGAGCACTTTCACATGATGGTAAGTTAAGTTTTGAGTAGGAACTTAATATGCAAGGTACAAaagaaacaaggggaaaaaaaatgatctaGGGACAGAACAAAAGGATCATTTACCCCTGGAGGCCCAGTACTTCCAGGAAATGGTTCAAGGAAGGTGCATATGAAGTAATGACTTTGCAAATCCTGGATTTGGAACATTCCAAGGAGGCCAGTTTGGTACTGTAAGCTCCTTGACCTGGAGTACGTAACTAAAAAGGTGCTGCTGCAAAGATGTACGAAAGGAAATAAGGACAAAGAAAGACAGCATTAGAAAGATGTTTCAAACtatcctttaaaaatttctttttctttggtttgaGTGAGGGAATGGGGTATTTTCATTCttagaatgtgaaagtgaagtcgctcagtcatgcctgactcttcaaaaccccgtggactgtagcctcccaggctcctccatccatgggattttccaggcaagagtactggagtgagttgccattcccttctccagaggatctccccaacctagggataacccgggtctcctgcatcactggcagacgctttaccatctgggccagcagggaagctcaaTTCTTTAcaaatctctttttctttggtttgAGTGATGGAAAGAGGCTTTTTCACTCTTAAAATAGAGTCAAATACATGTCTTATATAGAGAGGACAAAGCTAGTTTTCCATCCTGCTCTGCTAAAGAGCAACTCTTTTGCTGATAATGTTTGTGTCCATTAGGTGCATACCCAGTATTACTT
The nucleotide sequence above comes from Muntiacus reevesi chromosome 22, mMunRee1.1, whole genome shotgun sequence. Encoded proteins:
- the LOC136152752 gene encoding transmembrane protease serine 11B-like protein, producing the protein MYRPVTVSRPPLPLWVIVLIVFGVVAILGTTIGLLVHFLAVENKTYYYQGSFKVLNIPNNRNYGKETSSENNYLSKILETKMSDAFQSSSIYRQYINSQVITLVPADNSVTAYIWLVFKAPKSAKENTRRGIESILRQMLKNHSGSLTTDPDSLTLEEISKVKAEKIINNRCGRRPRMSATYDRIKGGSTAQEGEWPWQASLKKNGKHYCGASLISDRYLVTAAHCFKNSRDPRNYTVTFGTKVNLPYMQHYVQQIFIHENYIKGELHDDIAVILLTEKVLYKNDVHSVCLPETTQIFPPGEGVVVTGWGALSHDGAYPVLLQKAPVKIIDTNTCNAREAYNGMVQDTMLCAGYIEGNIDACQGDSGGPLVHPNSRNIWYLVGIVSWGTECGTINKPGVYTRVTAYRNWIASKTGI